The following proteins are encoded in a genomic region of Phalacrocorax carbo chromosome 2, bPhaCar2.1, whole genome shotgun sequence:
- the GATAD1 gene encoding GATA zinc finger domain-containing protein 1 isoform X1, which produces MPLGLKPTCSVCRSTSSSMWKKGGQGEILCNNCTARSAPPGPAAFATTSAAAQHSNGGGGGGKQVSAPGPSAERGARPRRLAPTPPAVPCIYSVISPPAQSKQEIHRRSARLRNTKYKSAPAAEKKVSTKGKGRRHIFKLKNPIKAPESVSTIITAESIFYKGVYYQIGDVVSVVDEQDGKTYYAQIRGFIQDQYCEKSAALTWLIPTQASPKDCFDPASYIIGPEEDLPRKMEYLEFVCHAPSEYFKSRSSPFPTVPTRPEKGYIWTHVGPTPAISIKETVTNNL; this is translated from the exons ATGCCGCTGGGGCTGAAGCCCACCTGCAGCGTgtgccgcagcacgtcctcctcCATGTGGAAGAAGGGCGGCCAGGGCGAGATCCTGTGTAACAACTGCACggcccgctccgccccgcccgggcccgCCGCCTTCGCCACCACCTCGGCCGCCGCCCAGCACAGcaacggcggcggcggcggcgggaagcAGGTGAGCGCTCCGGGGCCGAGCGCGGAGCGCGGGgctcggccccgccgcctcgCCCCCACCCCTCCCGCCGTTCCGTGTATTTACTCGGTGatttccccccccgcccagaGCAAGCAGGAGATCCACCGGCGGTCTGCGCGGCTGAGGAACACCAAGTACAAGTCGGCGCCCGCCGCGGAGAAGAAGGTTTCCACgaagggcaaggggaggaggcaCATCTTTAAGTTAAAAAAC CCCATCAAGGCTCCTGAGTCTGTATCCACTATAATTACAGCCGAATCAATCTTTTATAAG GGTGTATACTACCAAATTGGAGATGTTGTTTCAGTGGTTGATGAGCAGGATGGGAAAACATACTATGCTCAGATACGTGGGTTTATTCAGGACCAATACTGTGAAAAGAGTGCTGCACTAACCTGGCTCATACCTACGCAAGCCAGCCCCAAAGATTGTTTTGACCCAGCATCCTATATCATAG gacCAGAAGAAGATCTCCCAAGGAAAATGGAATATTTAGAATTTGTTTGTCATGCACCTTCGGAATATTTCAAATCTCGATCGTCTCCCTTCCCTACTGTTCCTACAAGACCAGAGAAGGGCTATATATGGACTCATGTGGGACCTACTCCTGCAATCTCCATTAAAGAAACAGTTACCAATAATTTAtag
- the GATAD1 gene encoding GATA zinc finger domain-containing protein 1 isoform X2: protein MPLGLKPTCSVCRSTSSSMWKKGGQGEILCNNCTARSAPPGPAAFATTSAAAQHSNGGGGGGKQSKQEIHRRSARLRNTKYKSAPAAEKKVSTKGKGRRHIFKLKNPIKAPESVSTIITAESIFYKGVYYQIGDVVSVVDEQDGKTYYAQIRGFIQDQYCEKSAALTWLIPTQASPKDCFDPASYIIGPEEDLPRKMEYLEFVCHAPSEYFKSRSSPFPTVPTRPEKGYIWTHVGPTPAISIKETVTNNL from the exons ATGCCGCTGGGGCTGAAGCCCACCTGCAGCGTgtgccgcagcacgtcctcctcCATGTGGAAGAAGGGCGGCCAGGGCGAGATCCTGTGTAACAACTGCACggcccgctccgccccgcccgggcccgCCGCCTTCGCCACCACCTCGGCCGCCGCCCAGCACAGcaacggcggcggcggcggcgggaagcAG aGCAAGCAGGAGATCCACCGGCGGTCTGCGCGGCTGAGGAACACCAAGTACAAGTCGGCGCCCGCCGCGGAGAAGAAGGTTTCCACgaagggcaaggggaggaggcaCATCTTTAAGTTAAAAAAC CCCATCAAGGCTCCTGAGTCTGTATCCACTATAATTACAGCCGAATCAATCTTTTATAAG GGTGTATACTACCAAATTGGAGATGTTGTTTCAGTGGTTGATGAGCAGGATGGGAAAACATACTATGCTCAGATACGTGGGTTTATTCAGGACCAATACTGTGAAAAGAGTGCTGCACTAACCTGGCTCATACCTACGCAAGCCAGCCCCAAAGATTGTTTTGACCCAGCATCCTATATCATAG gacCAGAAGAAGATCTCCCAAGGAAAATGGAATATTTAGAATTTGTTTGTCATGCACCTTCGGAATATTTCAAATCTCGATCGTCTCCCTTCCCTACTGTTCCTACAAGACCAGAGAAGGGCTATATATGGACTCATGTGGGACCTACTCCTGCAATCTCCATTAAAGAAACAGTTACCAATAATTTAtag